The following proteins are encoded in a genomic region of Jaculus jaculus isolate mJacJac1 chromosome 13, mJacJac1.mat.Y.cur, whole genome shotgun sequence:
- the Rab36 gene encoding ras-related protein Rab-36 isoform X1, with amino-acid sequence MRSSLMSLGPPVGRNRVITSFPKAHTVQGGRCRRSVRGQDQPHPQVSPPQPSCSAPWAPPPGSESSGNPDNTSLLGRFCKNVFDRDYKATIGVDFEIERFEIAGIPYSLQIWDTAGQEKFKCIASAYYRGAQAIITAFDLSDVQTLEHTRQWLEDALRENEAGSCFIFLVGTKKDLLSGAACEQAEAQGVSLASEMQAEYWSVSAKTGENVTEFFSRVAALAFEQSVLKDLEKRPSAQLQIGDRDGELIQLETHSPRTHDSKRPPGLGCCQ; translated from the exons GCTCACACTGTCCAAGGTGGTCGTTGTCGGCGATCTGTACGTGGGCAAGACCAGCCTCATCCACAGGTGAGCCCGCCGCAGCCCTCCTGCTCAGCCCCCTGGGCGCCACCACCCGGCAGCGAGTCGTCAGGAAATCCAGATAACACGAGCCTGCTGGGAAG gtTTTGCAAGAATGTCTTTGACCGTGATTACAAGGCCACTATCGGGGTAGACTTTGAAATTGAGCGCTTTGAGATTGCTGGGATTCCCTACAGCCTCCAGAT CTGGGACACAGCCGGGCAGGAGAAATTCAAGTGTATCGCATCTGCCTACTACCGGGGTGCCCAAG CGATCATCACAGCCTTCGACCTCAGCGACGTGCAGACCCTGGAGCACACCAG gcagtggctggaggatgcACTGAGGGAGAACGAGGCAGGCTCTTGCTTCATCTTCCTCGTGGGCACCAAGAAGGATCTTCTA TCAGGGGCGGCATGTGAGCAGGCAGAAGCCCAGGGTGTGAGCCTGGCCAGTGAGATGCAGGCGGAGTACTGGTCGGTGTCTGCCAAGACAG GAGAGAACGTGACGGAATTCTTCAGCCGTGTCGCTGCCCTGGCCTTCGAGCAGTCCGTCCTGAAGGACCTGGAGAAAAggcccagtgcccagctccagattgGTGACAGAGACGGAGAGCTGATCC AGCTGGAGACACATTCACCCAGGACCCACGACAGCAAGAGGCCCCCTGGCCTGGGCTGCTGTCAGTAG
- the Rab36 gene encoding ras-related protein Rab-36 isoform X3, translating to MPACSSRSTSTHRLTLSKVVVVGDLYVGKTSLIHRFCKNVFDRDYKATIGVDFEIERFEIAGIPYSLQIWDTAGQEKFKCIASAYYRGAQAIITAFDLSDVQTLEHTRQWLEDALRENEAGSCFIFLVGTKKDLLSGAACEQAEAQGVSLASEMQAEYWSVSAKTGENVTEFFSRVAALAFEQSVLKDLEKRPSAQLQIGDRDGELIQLETHSPRTHDSKRPPGLGCCQ from the exons GCTCACACTGTCCAAGGTGGTCGTTGTCGGCGATCTGTACGTGGGCAAGACCAGCCTCATCCACAG gtTTTGCAAGAATGTCTTTGACCGTGATTACAAGGCCACTATCGGGGTAGACTTTGAAATTGAGCGCTTTGAGATTGCTGGGATTCCCTACAGCCTCCAGAT CTGGGACACAGCCGGGCAGGAGAAATTCAAGTGTATCGCATCTGCCTACTACCGGGGTGCCCAAG CGATCATCACAGCCTTCGACCTCAGCGACGTGCAGACCCTGGAGCACACCAG gcagtggctggaggatgcACTGAGGGAGAACGAGGCAGGCTCTTGCTTCATCTTCCTCGTGGGCACCAAGAAGGATCTTCTA TCAGGGGCGGCATGTGAGCAGGCAGAAGCCCAGGGTGTGAGCCTGGCCAGTGAGATGCAGGCGGAGTACTGGTCGGTGTCTGCCAAGACAG GAGAGAACGTGACGGAATTCTTCAGCCGTGTCGCTGCCCTGGCCTTCGAGCAGTCCGTCCTGAAGGACCTGGAGAAAAggcccagtgcccagctccagattgGTGACAGAGACGGAGAGCTGATCC AGCTGGAGACACATTCACCCAGGACCCACGACAGCAAGAGGCCCCCTGGCCTGGGCTGCTGTCAGTAG